A genome region from Eremothecium cymbalariae DBVPG#7215 chromosome 4, complete sequence includes the following:
- the POT1 gene encoding acetyl-CoA C-acyltransferase (similar to Ashbya gossypii AFR302W), with translation MSNRLNNIRDHIEVQSRALATSKGPDDVVIVAAYRTAIAKGFKGGFKDLSSDQLLYEFLVKFFEKANIDKNLIQEVAVGNVLNPGAGANEHRAACLAAGVPYTAPLVAINRQCSSGLTAVNDIANKIGMGQINVGLAVGVESMTGHYANFSFDHVSAELQKDREARKCYIPMGFTNENVAKAYKIPRSVQDEFAADSYQKAEAAVSNGLFDEEVLPISTPDGKVISRDEGPRKGVTAESLSKLRPAFIKDGGVTTAGNASQVSDGAAAVLLAKRSVAEQLGLSIIGKYVAFQVVGVPPEIMGVGPAYAIPAVLKSTGLDISDVDIFEINEAFAAQALYCVEKLGIDKKKLNPRGGAIAIGHPLGCTGARQVATILRELEPGQIGCTSMCIGSGMGAAAIFVRE, from the coding sequence ATGTCTAATAGATTAAACAACATTAGGGACCATATTGAGGTTCAATCACGTGCGCTTGCCACTTCTAAAGGTCCAGACGACGTTGTGATTGTTGCTGCATACCGTACTGCTATTGCCAAGGGGTTTAAAGGTGGATTTAAGGATCTATCGAGTGACCAATTGTTGTATGAGTTTTTGGTGAAGTTTTTTGAGAAGGCTAACATCGACAAGAATTTGATCCAAGAAGTTGCGGTCGGGAATGTGTTGAACCCTGGTGCAGGAGCCAATGAACACAGGGCAGCATGTTTGGCCGCTGGTGTGCCATACACGGCTCCTCTAGTAGCTATAAATAGACAGTGCTCTTCTGGTTTGACTGCTGTCAACGATATTGCTAACAAGATTGGAATGGGCCAGATAAATGTTGGTTTGGCTGTTGGTGTCGAGTCTATGACGGGCCATTACGCCAACTTCTCGTTTGATCATGTCTCTGCTGAGTTGCAGAAGGATCGTGAGGCACGCAAGTGTTACATTCCTATGGGATTTACCAATGAGAACGTGGCTAAAGCATATAAGATACCTAGGTCTGTTCAGGACGAGTTTGCCGCGGATTCTTACCAAAAAGCGGAGGCTGCTGTGTCAAATGGTTTATTCGACGAGGAGGTTTTGCCAATCTCCACGCCGGATGGCAAAGTGATTTCCAGGGATGAGGGGCCAAGAAAGGGAGTTACTGCGGAAAGTTTGTCCAAGTTGAGACCCGCATTCATCAAGGACGGCGGTGTTACTACTGCAGGTAATGCGTCTCAGGTATCCGACggggctgctgctgttcttTTGGCTAAAAGATCGGTTGCTGAGCAGCTAGGTCTCTCAATTATCGGTAAATACGTTGCGTTCCAGGTTGTTGGTGTTCCACCCGAGATCATGGGCGTCGGCCCCGCGTATGCTATCCCCGCAGTCTTGAAATCTACTGGTTTGGACATCAGTGATGTTGACATTTTCGAGATTAACGAGGCTTTTGCTGCCCAGGCGTTGTATTGTGTTGAGAAGTTGGGTATCGACAAGAAGAAGTTAAACCCACGGGGTGGTGCTATTGCCATTGGCCACCCATTGGGCTGCACTGGTGCTCGTCAAGTGGCTACCATCCTCAGAGAATTGGAGCCTGGCCAGATTGGTTGTACCAGTATGTGTATCGGTAGCGGTATGGGTGCAGCTGCAATTTTTGTTAGGGAATAA
- the BNR1 gene encoding formin BNR1 (similar to Ashbya gossypii AFR301C - AGL364C), with protein MSTGKLLALRDHYSMRAWSAGDCVGLFNGSGNGECLNVRMLSSRVGTVGTVLGNEAMLRATTGGQNMCKRVFSESSGDSEMRRRFVPVTKFDEETLPAEHVVDFYFGKLLAPKVPVGHLRRYIPEISYRKKWEFVCRKHGMTVGALSEQNTQCESDPDTEIMELINHKLNQPVEQQPILYQLERLLRLKGPCSTFIAQDGISRLLKQSCSMTPEMEYVYLRCFKTLINQEQGRSAILENIEVIGLLCKYVANSSSQARTRLLTTDILLLLTYMDSVKVSQQLEQFYTQWLEAVETTIKDETQWHDDVPSNQKPQQLMIDYCVSTMFLINSLIQGIPTYRGKSRLIRLLKDAGIHRIFHRIVSSGEKFDSEILLDEISKYQSREGEINSKFVIDTPTHLNVSFKSQIKTIVTLTQGTSLESYMTLVLDSIRQIVTSRTSAEATKLLQLFQSIFKYLIEHSYEDEELGTEIALQASLNKLMDDLQSKQVNQRAVQELEEMKVKMEEMKRVIAKLEHQKEIAKSVIAKELNATKAALSIKLDYITELEERLESVEILRKNERMIYERELANKENERRSSNNSIFLFASLKNGNGLPHTNVNRTPSLNRNKRRSYTTLQSNETHRRSFSGPYGVPSQENENLYSNNFFNSSRPSKPDSSIRGDSISPTASAGTLDLTVPVATSPRPTLSQNAIRASKPQSELDKPTIFKQPRPVLPDARLKPTLSRPLPHPTSSLVNKPSMNPPPLPPLPAMFKVDIPSYLAPAASVSSASLEVTGKATADPSSSSSSSSSPPPLPNTLVKTETLTASPITPLPLPEVLSRQPTASLFSLQLSKPGQVSDALVKHVSPSSSSSPPPPLPPPLPDTLMRHVTVQSGPPPPPPPLPRTLMKHVTVPSAPPPPPPPPLPPSLKPINENNISNEVGVASFGSLPPPPPPPPPFPLSASPGAPDIPKLGNVTLLSAPKLKLKQIHWDKIDDIKETVWCDQSQRVSKSTELASFGIFQEIDELFQLNPTSPAIANATANLLKAKSTKVSLLSRELAQEFGINLHIFSHYTVEELTSKVLNCDNEVLKNQSVIEFFCKEEINNIPKSVQQLFAPYSANYITGEQPDRDPNELDRADRIYLELFYNLRSYWGARSKYLLVILTFDKDYFDILHKLERIDDATKALQNSAKLKELFFIIVEIGNYMNQRPVAGIQLSSLNKLAFTKTSTDNNMSFIHVIERIVRRKYPSIHDFVEGLDKILEVQNIIVQHVQQEAHEFCDRIAHLERLTTIGILSDPSRFHPEDKFMLKTESKILLAKKKADLLKDQCTLTMSDFEKLMVYWGENPNNTNSKNSFFKKFIDFITLFRKAGKENSEREEMTRIYEKRRRALEQSASSQRQRRRASRLSTAASMDDGTQQEDAVDTLIKKLRNVPHHDTRNTRDHKGDIPKFHSSRSRKRDSDGLLSRTQEMLLDVKRI; from the coding sequence ATGTCTACTGGAAAATTGTTAGCGCTTCGGGATCACTATTCTATGCGCGCATGGTCGGCTGGGGACTGCGTTGGACTTTTCAACGGTAGTGGGAATGGGGAATGCTTGAATGTTCGCATGCTATCTTCCAGAGTTGGCACAGTGGGTACAGTGCTTGGGAATGAGGCGATGTTGAGGGCCACAACTGGGGGGCAGAACATGTGCAAGAGGGTGTTCTCAGAAAGCAGCGGCGACAGCGAGATGAGGCGGAGATTTGTACCGGTTACGAAGTTTGACGAGGAGACATTGCCTGCAGAACATGTAGTTGATTTTTACTTCGGCAAGTTGCTGGCTCCAAAAGTACCGGTTGGACATCTTAGGAGGTACATTCCAGAGATATCCTATAGGAAAAAGTGGGAGTTTGTATGCAGGAAACACGGTATGACAGTAGGTGCATTGTCGGAGCAGAACACGCAATGTGAAAGCGATCCTGATACAGAAATTATGGAATTAATTAACCACAAGCTCAACCAGCCTGTTGAGCAGCAGCCTATTTTATACCAATTGGAACGGTTATTACGTTTAAAGGGTCCATGTTCAACGTTCATCGCTCAGGACGGCATATCAAGGCTTTTAAAACAATCCTGCTCGATGACCCCGGAAATGGAATACGTATACTTAAGGTGCTTCAAAACTCTAATCAATCAAGAACAAGGGCGATCGGCTATACTTGAGAATATAGAAGTCATCGGGCTACTATGTAAATACGTGGCTAATTCTTCCTCACAAGCTAGGACAAGGCTTCTCACCACtgatattttgttgttgcttACGTATATGGACAGCGTTAAGGTATCCCAGCAATTGGAACAATTCTACACTCAGTGGCTTGAAGCGGTGGAAACCACCATCAAGGATGAGACACAGTGGCATGATGATGTCCCTAGTAACCAAAAACCACAACAACTAATGATAGATTATTGCGTGTCTACgatgtttttaataaattcctTAATCCAAGGAATTCCTACTTATCGTGGCAAGAGTAGATTAATAAGGTTGCTAAAAGATGCTGGAATACATAGGATATTTCACAGAATAGTCAGCTCAGGGGAAAAATTTGACTCAGAGATTTTGCTCGATGAGATATCTAAATATCAAAGCAGAGAAGGGGAAATTAATTCCAAGTTTGTAATAGATACACCAACACACCTGAATGTGTCCTTTAAATCTCAGATTAAAACTATTGTAACCTTAACACAAGGGACATCCCTAGAATCTTATATGACTCTCGTGCTGGACTCCATTAGACAAATTGTTACCTCACGGACATCAGCGGAAGCTACTAAACTTTTACAGTTATTTCAATCGATATTCAAGTATCTTATAGAACATTCatatgaagatgaggagtTGGGGACGGAAATTGCACTGCAAGCTTCGTTAAACAAGTTGATGGATGACTTACAATCTAAACAGGTTAACCAAAGGGCGGTACAGGAGCTAGAAGAAATGAAAGTCAAGATGGAGGAGATGAAGAGGGTGATCGCTAAATTAGAGCATCAAAAGGAAATCGCGAAGAGTGTTATTGCCAAAGAACTGAACGCTACAAAAGCAGCACTGTCCATAAAGTTGGACTACATCACAGAATTAGAGGAAAGGCTAGAATCAGTAGAAATACTACGGAAAAATGAACGTATGATCTACGAGCGAGAATTAGCTAACAAGGAAAacgaaagaagaagctcaAACAACTCTATCTTCTTATTTGcatctttgaaaaatggtaATGGATTACCGCATACTAATGTTAATAGGACTCCGTCATTGAATAGAAATAAAAGGAGATCTTATACTACCCTGCAATCGAATGAAACTCATAGGCGGAGTTTTAGTGGACCATACGGAGTTCCAAGCCAAGAGAATGAGAACCTCTATTCtaataacttcttcaactcttCAAGACCAAGTAAGCCAGATAGTTCTATCCGTGGTGATTCAATATCACCCACTGCATCTGCCGGGACACTGGATTTAACGGTACCTGTTGCAACGTCTCCAAGACCCACATTGTCCCAGAATGCAATTAGGGCCTCCAAACCACAATCAGAGTTAGACAAGCCAACTATCTTTAAACAACCAAGGCCAGTCCTTCCTGATGCTCGTTTAAAACCGACATTGTCACGGCCACTCCCACACCCAACTTCGTCATTAGTCAATAAACCTTCTATGAACCCACCTCCACTGCCACCTCTGCCTGCGATGTTTAAAGTTGACATCCCGTCATACCTGGCTCCTGCTGCATCGGTATCGTCTGCATCGTTAGAAGTCACAGGCAAGGCAACGGCAGATccatcatcctcatcatcatcatcatcatcaccaccaccactgCCCAATACATTAGTTAAAACAGAAACTCTTACTGCATCACCAATAACTCCTTTACCACTGCCTGAAGTACTGTCAAGGCAACCAACAGCATCGCTGTTCTCACTGCAGTTATCAAAACCAGGACAAGTATCCGATGCCTTGGTAAAGCATGTGTCaccatcatcttcatcttcaccTCCACCACCTCTACCACCACCTTTACCCGATACGTTAATGAGACATGTTACGGTTCAATCAGGACCAccgccaccaccaccaccgtTGCCTCGTACACTAATGAAGCATGTTACGGTTCCATCGGcgccaccaccaccgcccCCACCCCCACTTCCTCCCTCTTTGAAAccaattaatgaaaataatatttcgAATGAGGTTGGAGTGGCTTCTTTTGGCTCTCTGCCGCCTCCTCCGCCTCCTCCACCTCCCTTCCCTCTCTCAGCGAGTCCGGGTGCCCCagatattccaaaattggGGAATGTAACATTATTATCAGCACCAAAACTAAAGTTAAAGCAAATTCATTGGGATAAAATCGATGACATCAAGGAAACAGTATGGTGTGACCAGTCACAACGTGTTTCTAAGAGCACTGAGTTGGCTAGTTTCGGAATCTTCCAAGAAATAGACGAATTATTCCAGCTTAATCCAACTTCTCCTGCAATTGCAAATGCAACTGCTAACCTACTGAAAGCCAAAAGCACAAAGGTATCTTTATTATCTCGTGAACTGGCCCAAGAATTTGGAATAAACTTGCACATATTTTCACATTATactgttgaagaattgacAAGTAAAGTTTTAAATTGCGATAATgaggttttgaaaaatcaaagtgttattgaattcttttgTAAGGAAGAAATCAACAATATACCAAAGAGCGTTCAGCAACTGTTTGCCCCATATTCTGCAAACTACATCACAGGAGAACAACCAGATAGAGATCCCAATGAATTAGACCGTGCAGATCGGATATATTTGGAGTTGTTTTATAATTTAAGATCATACTGGGGTGCAAGGTCAAAATATCTCCTGGTCATACTAACTTTTGATAAGGATtactttgatattttacaTAAATTGGAGAGGATCGACGACGCTACAAAAGCGCTCCAAAATTCTGCAAAATTGAAGGAACTATTCTTTATAATCGTTGAAATTGGCAACTATATGAACCAAAGACCAGTAGCAGGGATCCAATTGAGCTCCTTGAACAAATTGGCTTTCACCAAAACGAGCACGGACAACAATATGTCATTTATACATGTCATTGAACGTATTGTGCGTAGGAAGTATCCCTCTATCCATGACTTTGTAGAAGGACTAGACAAGATATTGGAAGTGCAAAATATAATTGTCCAGCATGTGCAACAAGAAGCACACGAATTTTGTGACCGTATAGCACATCTGGAAAGGCTGACGACCATTGGGATACTCTCAGATCCATCCAGGTTCCACCCAGAGGACAAATTCATGCTGAAGACCGAATCGAAGATTCTCTTGGCGAAGAAGAAGGCGGACTTGTTAAAGGATCAATGCACCCTTACTATGAGCGATTTTGAGAAACTAATGGTCTACTGGGGTGAGAACCCAAATAACACAAACAGTAAGAActcatttttcaaaaagttcATAGATTTCATAACTTTATTCAGAAAGGCAGGCAAGGAGAACTCAGAGCGAGAGGAAATGACCCGCATATACGAAAAAAGAAGACGAGCTCTGGAGCAGTCAGCATCATCTCAGCGTCAACGAAGAAGAGCATCCAGACTGTCTACTGCTGCATCCATGGACGACGGTACCCAGCAGGAAGACGCAGTCGACACTTTGATCAAGAAGTTGCGTAATGTGCCACATCACGACACGAGAAACACTAGAGACCATAAGGGAGACATACCAAAATTCCATAGCAGCAGATCTAGAAAGAGAGACTCAGACGGATTATTGTCCAGGACGCAGGAGATGCTACTAGACGTTAAGAGAATATGA
- a CDS encoding uncharacterized protein (similar to Ashbya gossypii AFR300C), with protein sequence MVDATTVAVSFAVGLPVGLALIIAFGFWVKTQRRFKQEEKDEEEHGSLHDEELSFMEANVPARKLAEGQGCVKDAPEVFGEGRGGGRVVGGSASEESTSNDEKLDTPDTDSSGRQQKASGGAKRSNTKYYTPAYRRKINASLLQSTSRQPDEVSATNSSAASLDTERVQRSAFEQIVPVMCAESGTMLAAPDISVFSDKHSRNSSENLIRSLNNQDFGSYPKRRPSGTNINGLAVSSASLYSSNSRLPSSSTLNRLPHDENFGPFETPLSMKTSRDIYGVDGTAIKPDIYMLKNNYDVTNSEEITEEDQYENEFTNYSENKREFIASLRPKNTRTCT encoded by the coding sequence ATGGTTGATGCGACTACGGTAGCAGTGAGTTTTGCAGTTGGATTGCCGGTTGGATTGGCTCTTATTATTGCTTTTGGGTTTTGGGTTAAGACGCAACGGAGGTTTAAACAGGAGGAGAAGGACGAGGAGGAGCACGGCTCTCTTCACGATGAAGAGTTGAGCTTCATGGAGGCTAACGTGCCGGCAAGGAAACTTGCAGAGGGGCAGGGATGTGTTAAGGATGCGCCAGAGGTGTTTGGTGAAGGAAGGGGCGGTGGTCGTGTTGTTGGAGGTTCTGCATCTGAGGAGTCTACGAGTAACGATGAAAAGCTGGATACTCCGGACACGGATTCTTCAGGTCGCCAGCAGAAGGCATCAGGTGGGGCCAAGAGATCTAACACTAAATACTACACACCTGCATACCGACGGAAAATAAATGCGTCCTTGCTGCAAAGTACTAGCAGACAGCCAGATGAAGTGAGTGCGACCAACAGTTCGGCTGCTTCGCTCGATACAGAACGTGTACAGAGGAGTGCATTTGAGCAGATTGTGCCGGTGATGTGCGCAGAGAGTGGGACAATGTTGGCCGCTCCTGATATCTCTGTGTTCTCCGATAAGCATAGTCGTAACAGCAGTGAGAATTTGATTCGATCTCTAAATAACCAGGATTTTGGGTCCTATCCAAAACGCAGGCCCTCTGgtacaaatataaatgGCCTGGCGGTGTCCTCCGCATCACTTTATTCATCTAATTCCAGACTACCATCCAGTTCGACCCTGAATAGGCTTCCAcatgatgaaaattttggacCGTTTGAAACTCCCTTATCCATGAAAACGTCTCGTGATATATACGGAGTAGATGGTACTGCCATCAAACCAGACATTTACATGCTGAAAAACAACTACGATGTAACTAACAGTGAGGAAATAACTGAGGAAGACCAATATGAGAACGAGTTTACAAATTACAGCGAAAACAAACGAGAATTTATTGCCTCGCTGAGGccaaaaaatacaagaaCTTGCACCTAA
- the COA1 gene encoding Coa1p (similar to Ashbya gossypii AFR299W): MIKRGFIGNSSRQLVRLSMMKPSLHRFMSADGSIALKDKNRPMRIDRELPNPQDGKNKRIATFVGFVMVIGISFSMFVNYERTQLPIVSNTMYHMRRSKQVRELMGDNIDFDGVLPWVSGKLNQVAGKVDIKFNTKGSKGVRGIVHLVADRENKDREFLIHEWSLTVGDTKVDLLERASNIFPTK; this comes from the coding sequence ATGATTAAGAGAGGATTTATAGGCAATAGTTCGCGGCAGTTGGTCCGTTTATCTATGATGAAGCCAAGTCTTCATCGTTTTATGTCTGCGGATGGAAGCATTGCCTTGAAGGACAAGAATAGGCCAATGAGAATCGACCGAGAACTTCCAAATCCCCAGGATGgcaagaacaagagaatCGCTACATTTGTTGGGTTTGTCATGGTGATTGGTATTTCATTTTCGATGTTTGTAAATTATGAGAGGACGCAGTTACCGATCGTTTCCAACACTATGTATCATATGCGCCGGTCGAAGCAGGTAAGAGAGTTGATGGGGGACAATATTGACTTTGATGGTGTGTTGCCATGGGTTTCCGGTAAATTAAATCAAGTGGCGGGTAAAGTTGACATCAAGTTTAATACTAAGGGTAGCAAGGGTGTGCGTGGTATTGTACATTTAGTAGCAGACAGGGAGAATAAGGACCGCGAATTCTTAATTCACGAATGGAGTCTCACTGTAGGCGATACGAAGGTAGACCTATTGGAACGTGCTAGTAACATCTTCCCAACCAAATGA
- the ATG44 gene encoding mitofissin (similar to Ashbya gossypii AFR298C 1-intron): protein MALFGKVIHLSADLILVSTCLAGIKRSTGLTLKLDNINDSIIKDYMQKFLNVGESTFDYAVAYSGSSSYFQRR from the exons ATGGCTTTA TTTGGGAAAGTTATTCATTTATCTGCTGATTTGATATTGGTATCTACATGTCTGGCCGGCATTAAAAGAAGTACAGGTTTGACTTTGAAACTAGACAATATTAATGATAGTATAATTAAGGATTATATgcaaaaatttttgaacgTAGGGGAATCCACGTTTGATTACGCGGTTGCTTACTCTGGGTCTTCAAGCTATTTCCAACGAAGGTGA
- the BAS1 gene encoding Bas1p (similar to Ashbya gossypii AFR297W), with product MGSMEVDGIKTNASKCVRTKKVKMRREQINPLDVTESLGFQTHRRGIRKPWSKKDDDILRKAVDECLVEMGYANGIVSITSIRESQMVCKKIPWEKVVLNFDTNVRKPKDVRKRWTSSLDPNLKKGRWTAEEDLLLLKSYEKHGAQWLKISQELAGRTEDQCAKRYIEVLDPSTKDRLRGWTLEEDLALISKVKIYGTKWRQISSEMESRPSLTCRNRWRKIITMIMRGKASDVITRAVESGRGMPTLESLRTTVLEQPDASKVSDGDTIQQLSQLQQATSPVPNPGSCNPPVMQRATSPNIYDCEPLSRSETPVFIQQALSPLGQTITKRSHDESTKKSTSINKSASESPQLSSISPGLGYPGAGSPQLPFGHPSSLSTKMARPSSSSVGEATFSSIIPAASLLNTPTSVPGPPLNSATDPPRTRQPDYTATDWKYSLKNHQDIAISSGDINSSTLVKELIECAKKHCLSISVHQHINNHYISPASYHQQQKRFNVASPLGGVCNTQDGATGTDFDLHADFLQRNHSFDSIPLETLQRMNTSGYFPSSNQVATAPYSHQKIENMTSMSSHKTHCRDIPEIAPQRLTHFNALPPHVKLQLGSSEPIKANTEQLNNTSPLNSVTIQSKKRRKRSRNNSADTILLSAATSATATPKSSAGSPGKKLQKGGNQRSSVTDTNAVLIAPEEDDEMDFWESLRSLGATTTNNGSTSNNIQQGSKEGVQYPNTSNPTNFDGTSSQLSQKKDDARSLKDPKEVDSSLKSAKSNLDFWLMNEEIHKGLPFNPS from the coding sequence ATGGGTTCTATGGAGGTGGATGGAATCAAGACCAATGCATCGAAGTGTGTAAGGACCAAAAAAGTGAAAATGAGACGGGAGCAGATAAATCCCCTGGATGTGACAGAGTCGTTGGGATTCCAGACGCATAGACGGGGGATTCGGAAGCCGTGGTCGAAgaaggatgatgatattttaCGGAAGGCGGTTGATGAATGTTTGGTTGAGATGGGGTATGCGAATGGTATTGTGTCGATTACTTCGATACGAGAGTCGCAGATGGTTTGTAAGAAGATTCCATGGGAGAAGGTTGTGCTTAACTTTGATACGAATGTGAGGAAGCCCAAGGATGTGCGGAAGCGGTGGACCAGTAGTTTGGACccaaatttaaagaaggGGCGGTGGACTGCAGAGGAGGatttgctgctgttgaagTCGTACGAAAAGCATGGTGCGCAGTGGCTTAAAATATCTCAGGAGTTGGCCGGTAGAACTGAGGATCAGTGTGCGAAAAGATACATCGAGGTGTTGGATCCTAGCACGAAGGATCGGTTGAGAGGCTGGACTCTTGAGGAGGATCTGGCACTTATCAGTAAGGTGAAGATCTATGGCACAAAATGGAGACAGATTTCGTCTGAAATGGAATCTCGTCCGAGCCTTACCTGTCGGAACAGATGGCGGAAGATCATTACAATGATCATGCGCGGCAAGGCGTCGGATGTCATTACGAGAGCTGTAGAAAGTGGAAGAGGGATGCCTACCCTTGAGAGTCTCCGAACAACCGTGCTTGAACAACCGGATGCTTCTAAAGTGAGCGACGGAGACACTATCCAACAACTATCGCAGCTGCAGCAGGCAACTTCACCTGTGCCGAATCCTGGTTCATGTAACCCCCCTGTTATGCAACGTGCAACTTCGCCAAATATTTACGACTGCGAGCCCCTTAGCCGGAGCGAAACTCCTGTTTTCATACAACAAGCTTTATCCCCACTTGGCCAGACTATAACCAAACGATCTCATGATGAAAGTACGAAAAAATCGACCAGTATCAATAAAAGTGCTAGCGAAAGCCCGCAgttatcatcaatatcacCTGGCCTCGGTTACCCCGGTGCTGGGTCCCCTCAATTGCCATTTGGACATCCTTCCTCTCTGTCCACAAAGATGGCACGcccatcttcttcttccgtTGGTGAAGCTACATTTTCCAGTATTATTCCTGCGGCATCTTTGCTAAATACGCCAACTTCGGTGCCAGGACCCCCCCTCAACTCTGCGACGGATCCTCCAAGAACCAGGCAACCAGATTATACCGCCACTGATTGGAAATACAGTTTGAAAAACCATCAAGATATTGCGATATCAAGTGGTGATATCAACAGCAGTACCCTGGTGAAAGAGCTTATAGAGTGTGCTAAGAAGCATTGTCTTTCGATTTCTGTTCACCAACACATAAATAACCACTACATCTCCCCAGCTTCTTATCATCAGCAACAAAAGCGATTTAATGTTGCATCGCCCCTGGGAGGAGTATGCAATACCCAAGATGGGGCTACTGGGACCGATTTCGATTTGCACGCTGATTTCCTCCAACGAAACCATAGTTTTGATAGTATTCCACTGGAGACCCTCCAACGGATGAACACTTCAGGATACTTTCCCTCTTCAAACCAAGTTGCTACAGCCCCTTATTCCCATCAAAAGATCGAAAACATGACTTCCATGAGCTCCCACAAAACTCATTGTCGGGATATCCCAGAGATTGCCCCCCAAAGACTGACACACTTTAATGCTTTGCCGCCACATGTTAAACTCCAGTTAGGCTCGAGCGAACCGATAAAAGCCAATACGGAACAACTTAATAACACTTCTCCCTTGAACTCGGTTACAATTCaatcaaaaaagagaaggaaACGCTCAAGGAATAATAGTGCTGATACTATATTGTTAAGTGCGGCAACTTCTGCTACAGCAACACCGAAGTCTTCAGCTGGCTCTCCAGGAAAGAAGCTCCAGAAAGGTGGCAACCAGAGATCGAGTGTCACGGATACCAACGCAGTATTAATAGCCCCAGAAGAGGATGACGAGATGGATTTCTGGGAAAGTTTGAGGTCTTTGGGAGCTACGACGACTAATAACGgttcaacttcaaataatatacaaCAAGGATCTAAAGAGGGAGTACAATATCCGAATACAAGCAATCCCACAAACTTTGATGGCACCTCCTCCCAGTTATCTCAGAAAAAAGACGATGCACGTTCACTAAAAGATCCAAAAGAGGTGGACTCGAGTTTAAAATCTGCAAAATCCAACCTTGACTTCTGGCTAATGAATGAAGAGATACACAAGGGACTTCCGTTCAATCCAAGCTGA